The DNA region TCCTGTTTGGCCACGCCATACAGGTTGGGATGCGAATTCCTCCTTCAAACAGAGTACCCTTGTAACCATGCAGAGGCAGGTTGCTTGTGGCGTCTGGATAGCCGCCATTGTCAGAAGAGAAAATAAACAGGGTCTTGTCCTCAAGTCCCAGCGTGCGCAACTCGGCCCGCAGCCGTCCGACAGACGTATCAACCGCTTCCATCATCGCCGCATACACCGGCTTAAAATCACCGCCTGTCCGCTCTTTCTTCACCTGATACTTTTTGACGATTCCCGGGTCAGCCACCAGAGGTTTGTGCACTTCATGATGGGATACATAAAGGAAAAATGGACGGTCCTTGCTTTCACGCATGAACTCGATCCCTGCATCGGTCAACTTCTTCGCAGAGTCCTTGTCCCTCCAGCCGTTTCGGACATCGATGCTGATGTCAAAGCCCTGCTCATCGCGGCCGACATGCCACTTGCCGTATCGCGCTGACGAATAACCAGCAGGTTTTAGGACTTTGGCCAGCGAATTGACATCAGGAGCCAGGTCGCCAATCGCTGCAAACCAATCGTAAGTCTCATTCTTCACCACCCGGTTCGGAACGGCTAACTTCATGTATTCAAGTTTACCGCGGGCACGGTTTCCTGGATGAAAGATATTGTGCCTCGGCGAATACATGCCGGAGATCAGACAGGCCCGTGACGGCGAGCAGACCGAGGCGCCAGAATAAGCGTGATGAAATCGCATGCCATCAGCCGCCAACTGGTCAATGTGTGGAGTCTCGAAATTCCTCTGGCCGTTGTAGCCCACGTCAGCCCAGGCCATGTCGTCGGCCAATACGAAAATGATATTTGGTCTGCGTTGCACCTGTTGTAGGTCGCTCGCCGCTTCCGTATCTGCAACGCCGAATCCTAAAGCAATAAATATCGTTAAAGCCAAACAGGTCATATTCTTCATCTTCTCCGCACTTTCGCTTTCAAACTCTGATGACGCCTATCTTAGCTGGCCCGCGCCACTTTGTGAGCGGCAAGGCATTAGCCGCCGGTGATGTCCATGAAACACCGGCGGCAAGCATCTTGCCGCTCAGTCTGAGATTGATTCGGCAAATTACGCCAAATCGCCCATCAAGTGGCGCTGTCCAGTTAGGTTTTTGGCACAACGGTAAATGTCAAGTTATCGAACCGGACGAAGGATCATGGCATGCCCGCCTGCTACAGCCATTTCGGCCGGAACCACATCGCCGTGTTTTCGAGTTGCGGTGGAAATGACATACGCTTCCGGGTTTTCGACCCCGTGTGCATCCGACGCATCCTGGTAGAGGGTCGCCTCATAGGTAATTCCGGGTTTCAGAAAATTTAATCTAAGCTGAAGGGTTCGGGCCTGTTGATTGTTGACCGTTCCGACAAACCAATGATCTCCTGAGCGACGTGCTATGCTGATGGTCTCGCCAATTCTCGCCTGCAGCACACGAGTGTCATCCCACGTCGCTGGCATGGCTTTGAGGTATTCAAACAGGTCGGCTTTCTTCAAATATTCCTCCGGTGCGTCGGGAAGAAGAACCAGCCCCGAATAGCTGACCAGAGTACGGGCGACTTCACTCACAACGGTTGAGATATAGCTGTTCCGCTCTCTCGGCCCCAAGCTTCGCTGACCCGCATTGATGCTATTGATCCCGAAGTTGCCGTTCGCCTGATCAAGTGGAGCGACCAGCGCGTTCACCATTGCCATCTTGATAAATGTCTCGGGCGTAAAGGCACGCCTGGCATCCTGCTGCGCATGGCAATATTCGTAGGTGATCAAATTGGGCATCGTTCGTTCAGCCCCAGCCATAGGACAAGGGCGATCATGAAAACTGATGAGTAACTTGTTCTCCGCAGCCTCTCTGATCGCATACCGAGTGAACGCCGCA from Novipirellula artificiosorum includes:
- a CDS encoding sulfatase; this translates as MKNMTCLALTIFIALGFGVADTEAASDLQQVQRRPNIIFVLADDMAWADVGYNGQRNFETPHIDQLAADGMRFHHAYSGASVCSPSRACLISGMYSPRHNIFHPGNRARGKLEYMKLAVPNRVVKNETYDWFAAIGDLAPDVNSLAKVLKPAGYSSARYGKWHVGRDEQGFDISIDVRNGWRDKDSAKKLTDAGIEFMRESKDRPFFLYVSHHEVHKPLVADPGIVKKYQVKKERTGGDFKPVYAAMMEAVDTSVGRLRAELRTLGLEDKTLFIFSSDNGGYPDATSNLPLHGYKGTLFEGGIRIPTCMAWPNRIHPGSTCETPITFVDYLPTFAELAGTSLGQSKYPVDGVSLLPLMMGKAISDRAIFWHFPLYADLDHGVAPGSFPVFGTERPYWRGVPATVIRRGKYKLLYYYEDQSVKLFDVVRDQGESKDLSAKQPEIAARLLAELKEWTADVDAPVPDRINPVFNPPK